The Leptodactylus fuscus isolate aLepFus1 chromosome 3, aLepFus1.hap2, whole genome shotgun sequence genome has a segment encoding these proteins:
- the LOC142196939 gene encoding serine/threonine-protein kinase SBK1-like codes for MDVISVFHVQDICEVFWIVKALGEGTYEQDILAQDCRTDISEEGAFVLGTLLAAKLQRKERTDRNLFLSELSLSVRLSEHPSIIRTHPIFIETPEHYILTQELAPSGTMHELIKDQVGMPEDRLKRCAVQISSALSFMHMRGLVHRDLKPDNVFLMDPECHQIKLGDFGLTRYAGSLVPMMSHIIPFMAPEICNLKSGEYLYLSASVDTWAFGVLLFVGLTGYYPWVGATEEDGMYQLFRQWQHSSGLAPLPTSWETVTTEVLHMFNLIFAEDPFDQHSVVLDQINNPWKTETTYLMEVIEEEESSVTVFIEHKDENQIFIIEHDEDNLPSPGKTI; via the exons ATGGACGTCATTAGCGTTTTCCATGTCCAAGACATCTGTGAAGTGTTCTGGATAGTAAAGGCGCTCGGAGAAGGGACATATGAGCAAGACATACTTGCACAAGATTGCAGAACAGATAT ATCTGAAGAAGGTGCCTTTGTGTTAG GAACTCTGCTGGCAGCGAAGCTTCAAAGAAAAGAGAGGACGGAtcggaatctgttcctttctgaGCTGTCGTTGTCAGTCCGTCTTTCTGAGCACCCCAGCATTATCAGGACCCACCCCATCTTCATAGAAACTCCTGAACATTATATACTGACCCAGGAGCTGGCACCTTCAGGAACCATGCATGAGCTTATTAAAGACCAG GTTGGGATGCCTGAAGATCGTCTGAAGCGGTGCGCTGTCCAAATTTCAAGTGCTCTGTCATTTATGCACATGAGAGGTCTGGTGCACCGGGATCTAAAGCCCGACAATGTCTTCCTTATGGACCCAGAGTGCCATCAGATAAAGTTGGGAGACTTCGGACTCACACGTTATGCGGGCAGCCTCGTCCCAATGATGTCCCACATCATTCCGTTTATGGCCCCGGAAATATGCAACTTGAAGAGCGGTGAGTATCTATATTTAAGTGCTAGTGTGGACACTTGGGCTTTTGGAGTTCTTCTCTTTGTTGGGTTAACAGGTTATTACCCCTGGGTGGGGGCAACTGAAGAAGACGGGATGTACCAACTGTTCAGACAATGGCAGCATAGTTCAGGTCTTGCGCCCCTACCTACAAGTTGGGAGACTGTGACAACAGAAGTGTTACACATGTTTAACTTGATATTTGCTGAAGACCCCTTTGATCAACATTCTGTGGTCTTGGACCAAATTAATAACCCGTGGAAGACTGAGACAACCTATTTAATGGAGGTGATAGAGGAGGAAGAAAGCTCAGTGACAGTCTTTATAGAACACAAGGATGAAAATCAAATATTCATCATAGAGCATGATGAAGACAACTTACCAAGCCCCGGCAAAACCATCTAG